From Micromonospora echinaurantiaca:
CGGCGGCGCCGGGCAGGTCAACTACGCCGCCAGCAAGGCCGGCCTGGTCGGCGTGGCCCGCTCGATCACCCGCGAGCTGGGCAGCCGCAACATCACCGCGAACGTGGTGGCCCCCGGCTTCATCGACACGGACATGACCGCCGTGCTGACCGAGGAGCGCCGGGCGGAGATCCGCAAGTCGATCCCGGCGGGTCGGATGGCCAGCCCGGACGAGGTCGCCGCGGTGGTCACCTGGCTGGCCGGGGACAGCGCCGGGTACGTCTCCGGCGCGGTGATCCCGGTCGACGGCGGCCTGGGCATGGGTCACTGAGCACCGGTCACTCGAGAAAGTACGGAGGAACCCCTGTATGTCCGGACTGCTGGCCGGTAAGCGGCTGCTCGTCACCGGCGTGATCACCGACGCCTCGATCGCCTTCTCGGTGGCGAAGCTCGCCCAGGAGAACGGCGCGCAGGTCGTGCTCACCGGCTTCGGCCGGCTCTCCCTGGTAGAGCGGATCGCCAAGCGGCTGCCCGAGCCGGCCCCGGTGATCGAGCTGGACGTCACCAACGCCGAGCACCTCGCCGGGCTCGCCGACAAGGTGCGCGAGCACGTCGACGGCCTGGACGGGGTGGTGCACTCGATCGGTTTCGCCCCGCAGAGCTGCCTCGGCGGCGGCTTCCTCGACGCCCCGTGGGAGGACGTGGCCACCGCGCTGCAGGTCTCCACGTACTCGTACAAGTCCCTCGCGATGGCGGCGCTGCCGCTGATGTCCCCCGGCGGCGCGGTGGTCGGCCTGACCTTCGACGCCACCAAGGCGTGGCCGGTCTACGACTGGATGGGCGTGGCCAAGGCCGGGCTGGAGTCCGCCTCCCGCTACCTGGCCCTGCACCTGGGCAAGCAGGGCATCCGGAGCAACCTGGTCGCCGCCGGGCCGCTGCGCACCATGGCCGCGAAGTCGATCCCCGGCTTCGAGCAGTTCGAGGACGCCTGGGCCGAGCGCGCCCCGCTGGGCTGGAACCTCACCGACCAGGAGCCGGCCGCCCGGGCCTGCCTGGCGCTGCTCTCCGACTGGTTCCCGGCCACCACCGGCGAGATCGTGCACGTCGACGGCGGCTACCACGCCATCGGCGCCTGAGCCGCGCCGACCGGCGCCCCGGGCACCCCGGGGCGCCGGCCGCCGCCGGGGTCGCCCGGCTCACGCAATCCGGGGGCGTCACCGACCCGGCGCCGGCCGCGGGGAAGAATGGGCCCCATGGCGTACGACGCGGTGGTGTTGGTGTCCTTCGGCGGCCCGGAGCGGCCGGAGGACGTGATGCCGTTCCTGCAGAACGTGACCCGGGGCCGGGGCGTGCCGCCGGAGCGGCTGGCCGAGGTCGCCGAGCACTACCAGCACTTCGGCGGGGTGTCGCCGATCAACCAGCAGAGCCGGGACCTGCTCGCCGCGATCCGGGCCGACTTCGCCGCCCACGGCCTCGACCTGCCGGTCTACTGGGGCAACCGCAACTGGCACCCGATGCTCGCGGACACCGTCACCCAGATGCGCGACGACGGGGTGACCCGGGCGCTCGCCTTCGTCACCAGCGCGTTCGGCGGCTACTCGTCCTGCCGGCAGTACCAGGACGACATCGCCGCGGCCCGCGCCGCGGTCGGCCCGGACGCCCCGCTGATCGACAAGCTGCGCCAGTTCTGGGACCACCCCGGCTTCGTCGAGCCGCACGCCGACGCCGTCCGGTCAGCCCTGGCCCAGCTCGCCCCGGCGACGCGGGCCGGCACCCGGCTGGTCTTCACCGCCCACTCCGTGCCGACCTCGATGGCCGCCAACGCCGGCCCGCACGGCGGCCGGTACGAGGCGCAGCTGCACGAGGTGGCCCGGCTGGTCCACGCGGCGGCCGCCCCGGACCTGCCCTGGGACCTGGTCTGGCAGAGCCGCTCCGGGCCGCCGCAGGTGCCGTGGCTGGAGCCGGACGTCAACGACCACCTCGCCGCGCTGGCCGCCGCCGGCGACACCACCGCCGTGGTGGTCAGCCCGATCGGCTTCGTCTCCGACCACCTCGAGGTGGTGTGGGACCTGGACACCGAGGCCCGCCAGACGGCCAAGCAGCACGGCCTGGACTTCGTCCGGGCCGGCACCCCCGGCATCGATCCCCGGTTCGTGGCGATGGTGCGCGAGCTGGTCCTGGAGCGGATCGAGCCGGACGGGATCACCCGGCGCCGCCGCCTCGGCGAGCTGCCGATGTGGGACACCTGCCCGACGGTGTGCTGCGTGCCCACCCGCCGCCCCTCCTGACCTTCGGCGGACCATCCGCCCCGACGACCCCTGGGACGAGACACCATGCATGAGCGCAGGACCGTGGAGAGCTGGCTGACCGACATGGACGGCGTGCTCGTGCACGAGGGGCAGCCGGTGCCCGGCGCGCCGGAGTTCGTCAAGAAGCTCCGCGCGTCCGGCAAGCCGTTCCTGGTGCTCACCAACAACTCCATCTACACCCCGCGGGACCTGCGGGCCCGGCTCGGCCGGATGGGGCTCGACGTGCCGGAGGAGGCGATCTGGTCGTCCGCGCTGGCCACCGCGCAGTTCCTGGCCGACCAGCGGCCGGGCGGCACCGCGTACGTGATCGGGGAGGCCGGGCTGACCACGGCGCTGCACGCGGTCGGCTACGTGCTGTCCGACTTCGCGCCGGACTACGTGGTGCTGGGCGAGACCCGCACCTACAGCTTCGAGGCGATCACCAAGGCGATCCGGCTGATCAACGACGGGGCGCGGTTCATCTGCACCAACCCGGACGCCACCGGCCCGTCGATGGAGGGGGCGCTGCCGGCCGCCGGCTCGGTCGCCGCGATGATCTCCAAGGCGACCGGGGTGGAGCCGTACTTCGTCGGCAAGCCGAACCCGATGATGATGCGCTCGGCACTGAACACCATCGATGCGCACTCCGAGTCGACCGCGATGATCGGCGACCGGATGGACACCGACATCCTCTGCGGCCTGGAGGCCGGGCTGGAGACCATCCTGGTGCTGACCGGGATCAGCACCCGCGCGGAGGCGGAGCGCTACCCGTACCGGCCGTCGCGGATCGTCGACTCCGTCGCCGACCTGCTCGACGAGGTCTGACCGGCGGCCGTCAGCGCCCGCGTCGCCCGTACCGGCGGAGCAGCACGGTGACCGCCCAGCACATGAAGAACGCCTCGATCGCGGCCAGGACCCCGGTGAGCGCGGCCTCGGCCATCAGCGTGCCTCCCGTCAGGGGCGCAGCGGGGCGTTGCACGCGGCCACCAGCGCCTGCCGGCAGGCCGCGGTGAGCGGGCGCAGCGCGGCGTCGCGCTGCTGGGCCTCGTAGTTGTTGATCGCCCCGCCCGGCGCGGCGTGCCCGGCCAGGGCGAGCACCCGGTCCAGCACGGCGGCCCGGGCGAAGAGCCGACGGGCCCGCGGGTCGAACCCGGGCGGCAAATCGGTGGTGCCGTCCGGCCGGCGCAGCGCCTCCAGCGCCCCGGCCAGCTCCGGCCGCCACTGCGCCACGTCGAGCCGGGTCAGCGCCGCGGTGGTCTCAGCCAGCGCGGCGGCCAGTTCCGCCTCGGCCTCGGCCGCCCCGGGCAGCGTCAGCGAGGCCGCCGGCGCGTCCGCCGGCAGCGGGTAGACCCGCCACAGCACCGTTTCGAAGGTGTCGCCGGAGCCGGAGGTGTGCGTGCGTACCTCGGGGATCAGCCCGAGACCCCCGGCCACCACCGCCTCACCGGCGAGCAGCGCCGCGCCGGCGAAGTCGCCCGGCCCGGGCAGCCCGCGCGGGTCGCCCGGCGCGGGCAGCACCAGCCGGATCTCGTCCGGCGAGAGCTTGGCCAGGGTGGGCAGCGCGTCGCGCAGCGACACGTCCCGCCAGGTGCCGGGCGCGTCCGCGACGAGGTGCTCCTCGGTGCCGGCGATCGCGTCGGCGACCTCGTCGAAGGGAACCAGCCCGGCGCGCCACGCGCGCACCCAGGCGACGAACCGGCTCGACCGGCGCGGCGCGAGTGTGGCCGCACCCGCTGCGGGGGTGGACATGCCGAAAAGGGTACGTGGTCTCCGCCGCCCCTGTCTCGACTGCCGCTCCGACCGCTCCTTCTGCCGTCGATCATGGCATTGTGGTGGGCGGATCGTCGATTTCCGCCGGGTTTGCCGGCCGCCCCGGACCGCATGTTCGACCTGCCGCCGACCGTCGGCGTGTCGGGTGCGGGGGTGCGGACCGACCGTTAGCTTGATCGGCATGGCTGGGCGGTATGCGGACGACGTGCTGGCGGGGGACTGGCGGCGACGGAAGGTCACCCCCGAGGTGGACGCGGAACCGGACCTCGTGGTCGAGGACGCCGAATCCGGGTTCTGCGGCGCGGTGGTCGGCTTCGAGTCCGGTGCGGTGGTGCTGGAGGACCGGCACGGGCGCCGGCGCAACTTCCCGCTGCTGCCGGCCGCGTTCCTGCTCGACGGCCAGCCGGTGACGCTGCGCCGCCCCGCCCGCGCCCCGGTCCCGGCCGCCCGGCGCCGCACCGCCTCCGGCTCGATCGCGGTCGACGGGGTACGCGCCCAGGTCGCCAAGGCCAGCCGGATCTGGGTCGAGGGCATCCACGACGCCGCCCTGGTGGAGCGGATCTGGGGCGACGACCTGCGGATCGAGGGCGTGGTGGTGGAGCCGCTGGACGGCATCGACGCGCTCGACACCGAGGTGCGCGCGTTCGCGCCCGGCCCCGGCCGGCGGCTCGGCGTGCTGGTCGACCACCTGGTGCCCGGCTCCAAGGAGAGCCGGATCGTCGCCCAGGTGACCTCCCCGCACGTGCTGGTCACCGGGCACCCGTACGTCGACGTGTGGCAGGCGGTCAAGCCGAAGGCGCTGGGCATCCCGGCGTGGCCGGTGGTGCCCCCGGGGCGGCCGTGGAAGGAAGGCGTCTGCGCGGCGCTCGGGGTGGCCGAGCCGGCCCACATGTGGCGGCACATCCTGTCCCGGGTCGACAGCTTCGCCGACGTGGAGACGCCGTTGATCAACGCGATGGAACGCCTGATCGACTTCGTCACGGAGCCTGGCTGATCGGGGTGGTTGCGCTCAGGGCCGGGGGCCGCCGTGCCCGGCTCCGGGCGGTCAGGCTTGATCCCTCCGCCGGGCACGGCGGCCCCCGGCCCGTCGGGTGCCGTCCCCGCCCGTTTGTTGCGGTGCGGCCGTTGTCTACTCGGTGATCTTCGCTTGCTGGGCATGGCGGCCTTCGACCGTGGGTGGTGTTCCCGCCCGCTTGTTGCGGTGCGGCCCTGGTCTGCGCGCTGGCCTTCGCCCCGTTCGTCGGGTCTCTCGCTTGCGCCTGCTGTTCGAGACCGTGCTCGACCTGGTTGTAGTGGCATCGGGGTTGCTGCGAGGGCACTACATCCAGGATGTTGCGTGATCTTGGTGGCCCTGCTGCCCGTCGGCCGTGGTGGCCCTGCTGGCCATGGTGGTCCTGGGCTCGGCGGCGCGGGTCAGGGTTCCTGGTTGGGGGTGCGGGTGAAGAGGAAGGTGGCGATGTCGAGGGCGGCGACCTGGCCCGTGTCGTCGCGGAGCACGGCGAGGATCTCGCCGTTCTCCGGGCCGGAGCGGCCGCGCCACCGGTCCGTCCCCTCCGGGGCGAACCGGCTCACCCGCTCGCCGCGTACGTGGGCCACCAGCTCGCCGGCGGCGGCGTCCCAGGTCAGGTCGAGGGTGACCCCCATCCACCACCACCGGCCGGTCACCTCGGCGATCCCGGCCGGCGGGGCCGCGGCGGTCGGTTGCCAGGGCCGCGGGAACGCCGGCTCGGCGTCCAGCACGGTGGTGAGCGCCCGCTGCCCGAGCGAGCCGATCCCGCCACTGCGGAAGCCGTACGAGTTGGCGAAGCCGACCACGGCGGTGCGGGACGGGCGGTGCACCGCCAGGGCGGCCACGTAGCCGGGCATCGACCCGCCGTGCCCCACGTACACCCGCTCGCCCTCCCGGTAGAGCTCCAGGCCCAGGCCGTGCCCGCCGCTCCACGAGTCGAGGTCGCTGATCACCACCGGCGCGCACATTTCGGTGAGCGTCTCCGCCGCCAGCACCCGCGGGTCGGGGTCGGCCAGGAAGGCGGCCCACCGGGCCAGGTCCTCGACGGTGGACCAGAGCTGTCCGGCCGGGGCCATCGCCCGGGTGTCGGTACGCGGCTCCTCTCGCAGCGTGTCGTGCCACGGGTGCACCACGTAGCCACGGGCGAACGGCTCGGTCGCCGCGTACGTGGTGCGGCGCATCCCCAGCGGCTCCAAGATCCGCTGCCGCAGCAGGTCGGCCCACGGGGTGCCGGTGATCCGCTCCAGCACCCCGCCGAGCAGCCCGTACGCCAGGTTGGAGTAGTGGTACCAGCGGTGCGGCGGGTAGGCGATCTTGTCGGCGGTGACGCCGCGCAGCAGGGTGGCCAGGTCGACGCCCTCGGCGCGCTCCCACCACGGCCCGTCGGGCTCGCGCTGCAGGCCACTGGCGTGCCCGAGCAGCTGGCGCAGGGTGAGCGAGCCGACCGCGGTGCCGGGCAGGTGCTCCGCCAGCGGGTCGTCCAGCCGCAGCCGCCCGGCGTCGCGCTCCTGCATCACCAGGGTGGCGGTCATCGTCTTGCTGATCGAGCCGATCCGGTACTGCAGGTCCGCGTCCGGGCGGGGGTGCTCGCCCGCGGTGGCGAGGTGGGCCAGCGTGCCGTCGCGCACCACCCCGATCACCAGCGACGGCGTACGGCCGGCGGACTGCGCCGCGGCGACCAGTTCGTCGATCTTCCGGGCGGTCTCCGGCAGCAGGGCCACGGCGTCTCCTCGGTCGGCCGGCGGTGCGGGTGCCGTCGAGCTTACTGATCATGGCGAAGAGGTCGCGCGTGCATTTCCGTGTCACGATCTAAGGGTGGACGCCGTGCTGTGGATCGTGTTGGGTGTGGTGCTGGCCGTCGCCGAGATCTTCACGACGACGCTCTTCCTGATCATGTTCGCGGCCGGCGCCTTCGCCGCGGCGGGTGCCGCGGCGCTGGGGGCGCCGGTCGGGGTGCAGGCGATCGTCTTCGCCGGGGTGTCGGCGCTGACCGTGCTGGCCGTCCGGCCGACCCTGCGCCGGCACCAGCGCTCCGCGCTGGCCAGTGGCGAGCAGCCGTTCGGAGTCGAGGCGATCGAGGGCAGCAGCGCGCTGGTGCTGGAGCGGGTCGACGCCGACAGCGGCCTCGTCAAGATCGACGGTGAGCTGTGGAGCGCTCGCTCGTACGACGCGGGTCAGGTCTTCGACCCGGGTGAACGGGTGCAGGTGATCCAGGTCCGGGGTGTGACCGCCCTGGTCTGGCGGGACGACATTTCTTCTTCCGGCGAGCTACCCGAAGCGAAAAGGTGAGTACATGGAACTCGTGTTCCCGGTCCTGCTGATAGCCGTGGCGCTGATCGCGGTGATCACCCTGGCCAAGGCGGTGCGGATCGTGCCGCAGCAGCGCCAGGACGTGGTGGAGCGACTGGGCAAGTACAAGCGCACGCTGAACCCGGGGCTCAACCTCCTGGTGCCGTTCATCGACGCGGTGCGTACCAAGGTCGACATGCGCGAGCAGGTGGTCAGCTTCCCGCCCCAGCCGGTGATCACCTCCGACAACCTGGTGGTCTCGATCGACACGGTCCTCTACTTCAAGGTGGTCGACTCGGTCCGGGCCACGTACGAGATCTCGAACTTCCTCCAGGCGATCGAGCAGCTCACCGTGACCACGCTGCGTAACGTGATCGGTTCGCTCGACCTGGAGCGGGCGCTGACCAGCCGGGAGGAGATCAACCGGCACCTGTCGGGTGTGCTCGACGAGACCACCGGCCGGTGGGGCATCAAGGTGACCCGGGTGGAGATCAAGGCGATCGAGCCGCCGCCGAGCATCCGCGACTCGATGGAGAAGCAGATGCGGGCCGAGCGGGACCGCCGCGCCGCCATCCTCAACGCCGAGGGCCACAAGCAGTCGCAGATCCTCACCGCCGAGGGTGAGAAGCAGGCCGCGGTGCTGCGCGCCGACGGTGACCGGCAGGCCCGGATCCTCCAGGCCGAGGGCCAGGCCAAGGCGATCCGGACCGTCTTCGACGCCATCCACCAGGCCAACCCGAGCCAGAAGGTGCTCGCCTACCAGTACCTCCAGGCCCTGCCGCAGATCGCCAACGGCAGCGCGAACAAGGTCTGGATCGTGCCGGCGGAGCTGACCAAGGCCCTGGAGGGGATGGGCGGCGCGCTCGGCGGGCTGAGCCGGATGGTCGGCGACGAGCCGGCGCCGGAGGCCGCCGACGGGGCGAGCGAGGTCGAGCGCGAGGCGGCCGAGGCCGCGCAGGCGGCGGCCGCCGCGGCCCAGCAGATCCACGACGAGGTACGGGTCGCCGAGGCGCAGGCCGCCGGCGGCAAGCCGCAGGGGCTGCCGGCGCCCGAGCCGGTCTCCCCGGCGAGCCTGCTCAACGACCCGGCCGACCAGCGCGAGCGCGGCTGACCGGTACGGCGACACGGGTCGCCAGGGGTGTTCCTCCGCGGAGCACGCCTGGCGGCCCGTTCCCGTTTCGGGACATCCGGCACGCCGGGTCCGATCGCGGCGCGTTTCGCCTGGTGGTGGCCGCCGGGCGGCCCGGGGAATAACGCGAAAGCCCCTCATGCCCGCCCCGACCGCTGCCACCATCGGTGCGAGGACGGGCGGTGACCAGGCAGCGGACACCGGGGGGCGTCCCGCGCCGCTCGTCGGATGAGCGAGGTGACGCATGAAGGATCCGGCGAAGCGGATGTGGTCCACGGACCCGATCCCCGGGGCGCACGACCCCGCCGGGCCGCTCGGCAGCCGGCGTACCGGCGGGGGATTCGGGGTGCTGCCCTTCGTGGGCGACCCGGGACCGGCCGGCCCCGCCACCAACGCCAGCTGGGCCTGGTCGGTGCGCCGCTTCGCCCGGGCGGCGGTGTGGCTGCTGCCCGCGTACGCCGTGCTCTACGGCGTGGTGGCGATGGCCAGCGACGGCGGGGTGGGCAACGACCCGTACCCGGCCGACGGCCGCCCGCTGTACCTGCTCGGCTGGGTGGGCGCGGTCTGGCTGGGGCTACTCGCCCTGCTCGCGCTGACCGGGCTGCTGGCGGCGACCCGCAGCCGCCGGGTGGCCGCCGCCGGGTTGCTGGTCAGCATCGCCGGCACGGTGCTCATGCTGCCCTTCGCCGGCCTGGCGGAGCAGACCCCGGTCTTCGGCACCACCGCCCGGACCCTGGTGCTGGTCGGCGCGACCTGCTACAGCGTGGGCTGGGCCTGCACCGGCTGGTCGGTGGCCCGCTCGGGGATGTTCAGCATGGGCGACGGGGTGATGTTGATGATCGCGGCGCCGCTGCTCGGTCTCGGTGGCGCCCTGCTGGGCTCGTTGCAGACCTTTGGGGCGATCTTCGTGCTGATCGCCGGCATCGGCATCGGTTACCGCTCCGGCCGGCTGATCCCCAGTGAGATCATGCGCGACGCGGCCAACGCCAGCCTCGCCACCCCGGCCGCCCCGACCACCCCCACCACCGGCCCCACCGGCCCCCTCCCCACCTGACCGCCCACCCGCCCCGCGCCGCCGCCGTGTCGATCGTGACGTTGGCGGCGGCTGTGGAGATCGACATCGTCGCCCAACCTCATGACCAACCGGGGCGGCGGTTGGGCGGCGGGTGCATGGGAGGGGGCTGGGAGGGTGCGGTGAGGTTGCTGACAAAGGGGGAGCGGGGGTGGTCGGTTGGTGGCATTCGCGGTAATTCTGGGGACCATGGCCGTGCCCCGCTCGCCGCTGTCGCGGCTGTTCACCGTGCTGCTCGCCGGCGTGCTCGCCGGTCTCGTCCTGGCGGTCGCCGCGCTGCCGGGCAACCTGCTGTTCGGGTTCGCCGCCAAGGCGGCGCTCGGGTCGTACGCCGCACTGCCGGAGGCGCTGCGCACCCCGGCCACGCCGCAGCGCTCCTACCTCTACGCCAACGACGGCAAGACGCTGATCACCACGTTCGACGATGTGAACCGTAGCGACGTCCCGCTGTCCGAGATCGCCCCGGTGATGCGGCAGGCGATCGTGGCGGCCGAGGACCGGCGGTTCTACTCGCACGGCGGGGCCGACCTGCGCGGGCTGTTCCGGGCGCTGGTGGCCAACGTCTCCGGCGGCGGCACCGAGCAGGGCGGCTCGACGCTGACCATGCAGTACGTCCGGAACGTGCTCAAGACCGACCCCAGCCGCACCGCCGAGGAGCGCGCCGCGGCCACCGAGCAGACCGTCGGCCGCAAGCTCCAGGAGATCCGGTACGCGGGCGCGCTGGAGGAGCGGCTCGGCAAGGACGAGATCCTCAACCGCTACCTGAACATCGCGTACTTCGGATCCGGGGCGTACGGCGTCGCGGCGGCCAGCCAGCGCTACTTCGCCAAGTCCCCGGCCGACCTCACCCTCGCCGAGGCGGCCCTGCTCGCCGGCCTGGTGCAGTCGCCGGAGGCGTACAGCCCGATCGACGGGGACGCCGACGCCGCGCTGGAGCGCCGCGGTTACGTGCTGGACTCGATGGTCGAGACCGGGGCGATCACCGCCGAGCAGGCGGCGCAGGCCAAGGCGGAGAAGCTGACCCTGCGTCCGACCGCGCAGCCGAACGGCTGCACCGCCGTCGCCCAGGGGCACGACGACTGGGGCTTCTTCTGCGACTACCTGCGGCAGTGGTGGCTGGCCCAGCCGGAGTTCGGCGCCACCGTCGAGGAGCGCGAGCAGGCCCTGCGCCGTGGCGGCTACACCGTGGTGACCTCGCTCGACCCGCAGGTCCAGGCCACCGCACAGCGCGAGGCCACCAAGATCTACGGGTACGGCAACAAGCGGGCCGTGCCGATCGCCGCGGTCGAGCCGGGCACCGGCCGGGTGCTGGCGATGGCGGTCAACCGGCACTACAGCCTCGACGCCAACCCGGACGGGCAGGCCAACCACCCGAACACCGTCAACCCGCTGATCTCCGGCGGCGACAGCGTCGACGGCTACCAGGCCGGCTCGACCTTCAAGCTGTTCACCATGCTCGCCGCGCTGGAGGCCGGCAAGCCGCTGGCCACCGGCTTCGACGCGCCCAGCCGGCTGCCCACCCGGTACGCCGCCGAGGGCGAGGGCAGCTGCGACGGCCGGTGGTGCCCGGCCAACGCCAACCCGGAGTGGATGGACGGCTACCGGATGATGTGGGACGGCTTCGGCCGTTCGGTGAACACCTACTTCGTGTGGCTGGCCGAGCAGGTCGGGCCGGAGAAGGTGGTGCAGATGGCGCAGCGGCTCGGCATCACCTTCCGGGCCGACTCCGACGCCGAGTTCGCCCGCGAGCACGCCGAGGACTGGGGCTCGTTCACCCTGGGTGTGGCCGCCACCACCCCGCTCGACCTGGCCAACGCGTACGCCACGGTTGCGGCGGAGGGGACCTGGTGCGCGCCGCTGCCGGTGGTCTCGGTGACCGCGCCGGACGGCGAGCGGGTGCCGGTCGGCGACCCCTCCTGCAAGCGGGTGCTCGACGCCGACGTGGCCCGGGCCGCCACCGACGCCGCCCGCTGCCCGGTCGGCCAGCAGTCCCCGTACGGGCAGTGCAACGGCGGTACGGCCACCGCGGTGAACCGGATCCTCGACGGCCGCCCGGTGGCCGGCAAGACCGGTAGCTCCGAGCGGAACGCCACCGAGACCTTCGTCGGGTTCACCCCGCAGGTCGCGGTCGCCGGCATCGCCGCCAACCCCGACGACCCGGCCGACTCGGTCGGCTCGGCGGTGCAGGCCCGGGTGATCGAGGCG
This genomic window contains:
- a CDS encoding DUF3097 domain-containing protein, producing the protein MAGRYADDVLAGDWRRRKVTPEVDAEPDLVVEDAESGFCGAVVGFESGAVVLEDRHGRRRNFPLLPAAFLLDGQPVTLRRPARAPVPAARRRTASGSIAVDGVRAQVAKASRIWVEGIHDAALVERIWGDDLRIEGVVVEPLDGIDALDTEVRAFAPGPGRRLGVLVDHLVPGSKESRIVAQVTSPHVLVTGHPYVDVWQAVKPKALGIPAWPVVPPGRPWKEGVCAALGVAEPAHMWRHILSRVDSFADVETPLINAMERLIDFVTEPG
- a CDS encoding NfeD family protein, which encodes MDAVLWIVLGVVLAVAEIFTTTLFLIMFAAGAFAAAGAAALGAPVGVQAIVFAGVSALTVLAVRPTLRRHQRSALASGEQPFGVEAIEGSSALVLERVDADSGLVKIDGELWSARSYDAGQVFDPGERVQVIQVRGVTALVWRDDISSSGELPEAKR
- a CDS encoding serine hydrolase domain-containing protein → MALLPETARKIDELVAAAQSAGRTPSLVIGVVRDGTLAHLATAGEHPRPDADLQYRIGSISKTMTATLVMQERDAGRLRLDDPLAEHLPGTAVGSLTLRQLLGHASGLQREPDGPWWERAEGVDLATLLRGVTADKIAYPPHRWYHYSNLAYGLLGGVLERITGTPWADLLRQRILEPLGMRRTTYAATEPFARGYVVHPWHDTLREEPRTDTRAMAPAGQLWSTVEDLARWAAFLADPDPRVLAAETLTEMCAPVVISDLDSWSGGHGLGLELYREGERVYVGHGGSMPGYVAALAVHRPSRTAVVGFANSYGFRSGGIGSLGQRALTTVLDAEPAFPRPWQPTAAAPPAGIAEVTGRWWWMGVTLDLTWDAAAGELVAHVRGERVSRFAPEGTDRWRGRSGPENGEILAVLRDDTGQVAALDIATFLFTRTPNQEP
- the fabI gene encoding enoyl-ACP reductase FabI, which encodes MSGLLAGKRLLVTGVITDASIAFSVAKLAQENGAQVVLTGFGRLSLVERIAKRLPEPAPVIELDVTNAEHLAGLADKVREHVDGLDGVVHSIGFAPQSCLGGGFLDAPWEDVATALQVSTYSYKSLAMAALPLMSPGGAVVGLTFDATKAWPVYDWMGVAKAGLESASRYLALHLGKQGIRSNLVAAGPLRTMAAKSIPGFEQFEDAWAERAPLGWNLTDQEPAARACLALLSDWFPATTGEIVHVDGGYHAIGA
- a CDS encoding ferrochelatase, producing the protein MAYDAVVLVSFGGPERPEDVMPFLQNVTRGRGVPPERLAEVAEHYQHFGGVSPINQQSRDLLAAIRADFAAHGLDLPVYWGNRNWHPMLADTVTQMRDDGVTRALAFVTSAFGGYSSCRQYQDDIAAARAAVGPDAPLIDKLRQFWDHPGFVEPHADAVRSALAQLAPATRAGTRLVFTAHSVPTSMAANAGPHGGRYEAQLHEVARLVHAAAAPDLPWDLVWQSRSGPPQVPWLEPDVNDHLAALAAAGDTTAVVVSPIGFVSDHLEVVWDLDTEARQTAKQHGLDFVRAGTPGIDPRFVAMVRELVLERIEPDGITRRRRLGELPMWDTCPTVCCVPTRRPS
- a CDS encoding HAD-IIA family hydrolase; amino-acid sequence: MHERRTVESWLTDMDGVLVHEGQPVPGAPEFVKKLRASGKPFLVLTNNSIYTPRDLRARLGRMGLDVPEEAIWSSALATAQFLADQRPGGTAYVIGEAGLTTALHAVGYVLSDFAPDYVVLGETRTYSFEAITKAIRLINDGARFICTNPDATGPSMEGALPAAGSVAAMISKATGVEPYFVGKPNPMMMRSALNTIDAHSESTAMIGDRMDTDILCGLEAGLETILVLTGISTRAEAERYPYRPSRIVDSVADLLDEV
- a CDS encoding SPFH domain-containing protein, translated to MELVFPVLLIAVALIAVITLAKAVRIVPQQRQDVVERLGKYKRTLNPGLNLLVPFIDAVRTKVDMREQVVSFPPQPVITSDNLVVSIDTVLYFKVVDSVRATYEISNFLQAIEQLTVTTLRNVIGSLDLERALTSREEINRHLSGVLDETTGRWGIKVTRVEIKAIEPPPSIRDSMEKQMRAERDRRAAILNAEGHKQSQILTAEGEKQAAVLRADGDRQARILQAEGQAKAIRTVFDAIHQANPSQKVLAYQYLQALPQIANGSANKVWIVPAELTKALEGMGGALGGLSRMVGDEPAPEAADGASEVEREAAEAAQAAAAAAQQIHDEVRVAEAQAAGGKPQGLPAPEPVSPASLLNDPADQRERG
- a CDS encoding transglycosylase domain-containing protein, which translates into the protein MAVPRSPLSRLFTVLLAGVLAGLVLAVAALPGNLLFGFAAKAALGSYAALPEALRTPATPQRSYLYANDGKTLITTFDDVNRSDVPLSEIAPVMRQAIVAAEDRRFYSHGGADLRGLFRALVANVSGGGTEQGGSTLTMQYVRNVLKTDPSRTAEERAAATEQTVGRKLQEIRYAGALEERLGKDEILNRYLNIAYFGSGAYGVAAASQRYFAKSPADLTLAEAALLAGLVQSPEAYSPIDGDADAALERRGYVLDSMVETGAITAEQAAQAKAEKLTLRPTAQPNGCTAVAQGHDDWGFFCDYLRQWWLAQPEFGATVEEREQALRRGGYTVVTSLDPQVQATAQREATKIYGYGNKRAVPIAAVEPGTGRVLAMAVNRHYSLDANPDGQANHPNTVNPLISGGDSVDGYQAGSTFKLFTMLAALEAGKPLATGFDAPSRLPTRYAAEGEGSCDGRWCPANANPEWMDGYRMMWDGFGRSVNTYFVWLAEQVGPEKVVQMAQRLGITFRADSDAEFAREHAEDWGSFTLGVAATTPLDLANAYATVAAEGTWCAPLPVVSVTAPDGERVPVGDPSCKRVLDADVARAATDAARCPVGQQSPYGQCNGGTATAVNRILDGRPVAGKTGSSERNATETFVGFTPQVAVAGIAANPDDPADSVGSAVQARVIEAVARVIATAVDSKPAQGFAAPSRELVGDPRRPVERPPVVRTPSDERRPAADDDDPLADLRRWLGRRG